The nucleotide window ATGCTTTTGGAAGAAGTGAAAGAAGCTGTTTATTTGTCTCAGCTAACGCCTGAACAAGAAAAAGCTGAGCTAGGAAAAGAGGCAAAGCTATTACCCTCTACGGTTGAGCTAAATTTTGTGTTAAATGCCAACAAGAGCGTAAGCCTGTCCAATAAATTTAAAATTACTAAAAACGGCAAAGAAGATTCTAATAATAGAATAAGTTCAAAAGATATTCTTTCGGGCTTCTGCGAAAGATAACAGGCGCTTATCTCGCGGCTAAATTTGATGAAATTTTGAAATTTAGCCGCCTTTTTTATATCAAAATTTCATTCAAAATTTTACCCGCGGTTTTAAATTTAAAACGCGATGCCTTCTCGTCGTTAAGGCTAAATTTAAATTTAAGCTTTATTGGGGCGTGCGGACTGAATTTGTGCTGCGAGGAATTTTAAATTTTATTCAGCATACTGCGCGGCGCGGATAAGCGAGCGAGTCGAGCTTGCGGTTTTAGATAAATTCGACCTTATACGGGCCCTTACAAGATACGAAAGTACGGGTTAAAATTCCTGCAAGCAGCGCAAGAGTAGACTATAGCCGAGAGCGCAGGCTGTGGGCTATTAAATTTCTTGCTAGCTAGGCAAAAAGCGTATTCGCCTGCCAAAACTAGCGATTGTCGTATCGGCTAAAATCGGCGTGCTTTGCATTCAAATATGAGTTTCGGCGTGGTCTGCCGACGGAGTATCAACCGAAATCGGCGGTTTTCCTCGCCAATAAAGCAGGCTTATTGCCGCGTTAATCAAACAGCGAGGGTTGCAGCGATTTGATCTTGTAGCTTGTGCGGTGAAACGGCGTGAGCCCGTAGCGTTCGATCGCCGCGATGTGCGTGCGCGAGCCGTAGCCTTTGTTTTGCGCGAAGCCGTATTGCGGGTAGCGCTGCGCGAGCTCATACATCGTGCGGTCGCGCGTGACTTTGGCGAGGATGCTCGCCGCGCTTACTTCGGCGATTTGCGCGTCGGCCTTTACGAGCGTTTGAAGCCCGCGTACGCCGAAGGTTGCGTTGCCGTCGTAGATGATCTGTCCGCTAAAATCCCCAAAATACGCGAGAATCTGCTCAAGCGCCGATCTTAGACATGCGCTGAGTCCGATCTCATCGACCTGTGCGCTTGAAATTTCGACGATTTTGTAGCGCGAGTTTTTGGTGATTACGGCGTAGAGCTCCTCGCGCCGCTTTTCGCTTAGCTTTTTGCTATCGGCAAGGCCTGCGATCTCGCGTTGCAGCACACATCCCGCGACGCAAAGCGGTCCTGCAAGGCAGCCGCGCCCCGCCTCGTCGATGCCGCAAATTTGCCCGCTCACTGCGCGTCCTTTCGCACGACTGGCGCGGCCCCGCTTAGCAGGTCGTGTAAATTCAGCCTATCTTTGCGAAAAAAGCAGATCAAAAGCCCGATGACGCTAAAGCCTGCAAAAACGAAGCACGCAAAGCGAGCCAGCGCCCTAAAGAAGCTTACTTTGCGCCCGCTGCGAACATCGATGAGGTAAAGCCCCGCCAGCTTGTAGCCTGGCGTCTGGGCGCTGCGGGCGTAAAATGCCGCGCAAATAGCGCCGTATGCGAGCCATATAAGCGCGATTGCAGCTTGGTTGCGCCACAGAGCCTCTTTCGAGCCCAAGACGAGATAGGTAACGCCGTAGAACAGGGGCATCGCGATGATGAAAAGATCGACGATGAAGGCCTTTATGCGCAGAAAAATCGGTGAAATTTTAGCTTTTTGTTTTGCCATTTTGATCCATTTTGGATTAAATTTTAAAATTCCGGCGCGCTAAATTTAGAGCCTAGAGGATAAGATTTAATCTCGTTGCGGTTTGTTAGCAGCAAATCGACGCCTAGTTTCCGCGACTGCCGGGCTTGATCGCCTTGCTTCCGGTAGCACAAAGCGGGCAGGTCGCGGGCTCGTAAATTTCAAACTCGAAATTGCCTAGCGCAAAAAACGGTTTATCCGCGGGCAGCTTGGCGCCAGCCTTAGCGACGCTGCCCGCTAAATTTGCGACCTTGCAAAATCCGCGATTGGCAAGCGCGGCAAAGCCCACGACCTCGCCGCCTAGGTTTTCGATGAGCTTTGCGCTCTCAAGAGCCGAGCCGCCCGTCGTGATGATGTCTTCGCAGACGATAAATCTCTCGCCCTTATGCACTTCAAAGCCGCGTCGCAGGCTCATTACGCGATCTACGCGCTCGGTAAATATGAAACGCTTTTTCGCCACGCGAGCTAGCTCGTAGCCCGCTAAAATTCCGCCCAGCGCGGGCGAGCAGACGCTATCAAACTCCACGCCCGCTTTTTCGATGATAGCGGCGAGTTCGTCTGCGAGCCGTCCCGCGAGCCGCGGATCCTCAAGTACTTTGGCGCTTTGCAGATAGAATTCCGAGTGGTTGCCGCTTGAAAGCAGAAAATGCCCTCGCAGATATGCGCCGCAGTCGCGATAGATTTTTTCTATATTCACAGCTCAGACCTTCAAAAGCTCGGCTTCTTTGGCCTTGACTGCGTCGTCGATCTTGGCGGAGTAAGAGTCGGTGATCTTTTGTACCTCGTCATAGCCCTTTTTAGCGTCGTCTTCGGAGATCGCTTTGTCTTTTTCGAGCTTTTTAATCTCGTCGTTGGCGTCTTTGCGGACGTTGCGAATGCCGATTTTGGCCTTCTCGCCCATCGCTTTAGCCTTTTTGGCGTTTTCTTGGCGTTGCTCGACCGTCATCGGCGGGAAAAAGAGCTTCACGCTCTCGCCGTCATTAGTTGGGTTTACGCCGATATTCGCCGCTGCGATCGCGCTTTCGATCGTCTTTAGCATCGGTTTTTCCCACGGCGTGATCGAAATCGTTACCGCATCGGTCGAAAGGACGGTCGCGACCTGATTTAGCGGAGTTTGCGAGCCGTAATAATCCACGAAAATATGATCTAGGATCGCCACGCTTACCTTGCCGGTGCGTAGCGTCGTAAAGTCCTTTTTTAAAGCCTCGATAGCTCGATCGCCGTTTGCTCTTTGCTCTTTGTAGATAGCTTCTAGCATTCAAATCCTTTAAATAAAATTTGCGAAATTATAGCGTTAAAAAAATAAGAATAGCATTTAAAAGCGCGGATTTTGCGCTTTTAAATTTTAAAATTTAGAGTTTATTTAGTTGTGTTTTGATCTGCGGAAGCGGCGCTGGCATTGGTATCACTTGATGCTTGCGACCGAGCAGGCGCGCTAGCTGCGGCGGTATCGGTAGCAGGAGCTGCGGGTGCTTCGATCTTCGGAGCTGTTGAATTTACCTCGCTGCTATTTACAGGATTTGCTTCGGTGCTTGCCGGAGCGAAATTAGGCTTTGCGCTTGAAGCTGGGATGTATGGCACGCCAGGGACAGCGTTTGGCACGGATTTAGTAGCATTTGCTTCAATCTTTACGCGATCGACTACGGAAGATTTAGCATCTTGCTGATAGAAATATGCGAGCACAAGTGTATTTATCACGAATAGAATTCCCATCGCGGCGGTAAATTTAGCTAAAAATCCAGCCGGACCCTTCGCTCCGAATAAGCTTTCGTTGCTTCCGCTGTATGCGCCAAGCCCGATAGAAGAGCTCTTTTGCAGCAGAACGGAGATCGTAATTATCACGGCGAAGATGACTTGTAAAACCAAAAATAACGTAGTCACTATAAAAACCTTTTGAAAAAATTGAATTCGCAATTATAATAAAAGATTTATAAATTTTAAGTTAAGAGTGCACCGCGCGAAGCGGTGCGTAAAATTTAGTCTCTGCTTGCGCCGAAAATTCTTAGCAGCGAAAGGAAGAGGTTGTAGATGTTTAGATACATATCTACGGCAGCCATTATCGGTGAAGTGTAGGTGCCGTTTATAATATTTTTAGTATCGTAGATGATATACATCGAAAAGATTAAAGCCGAAAAAGCTGAAATCGCTATATCAAGCACGGTGCTTTTGAAAAAGAAGTAGTTCAAAAGGCTTAGCACGATAATAGCCACAAGCGATACCAATAGCGGCTTGCCCCAAGAATCGAAATTTGTCTTTGTATTCATCGCATAAACGGTAAGAGCACCGAAAGTAATCGCCGTAGCCACAAACGCATGCGTTACTACGTCTCCAGCGCCTGCTGCGATATAAATAGCGATCAATTTACCTAGAGTAAGACCGGTAATAAAGGTAAATGCAAAAAGCAAAACCAGTGCGATCGTATTAGCGCCGCGATTTACAGCTGCTTGCATACCGAAGATCAGCCCCATTAAAACTACCAGATATAAAATCGGATGAAGAGCCAAGCTCACACCGAAACTCATCGCCACAAAAGCCCCTGCTGCCGCAGCTATCATCGAAGCGGTTAGAAGCGCGTAGGTTTGTTTAATGGTCTGAGAGATTCGTCCTTGTTCCAGTGATGCGTCCGATACCTCGTATCCGTCCGCGTAATTTCGTCTGTCGTATAGACTCATATTTTTCTCCTTCTTTTGATTTATGAGCGGGGAGTTTAGCGAAAATTTGGTAAATATATAATTAAAAATTCCCAGAATTCTATCTATTTATGAAAGTAATATATAATTCCCGACTTTTTTAAGGAGAAAGTATGCCCAGCCAGTTAATAAATGGAGCTATTAAATTTATGGAAGAAAATTTTGCCGAGCATGCCGAGCTTTTCGGAAGTCTGGCAAATCATCAAAAGCCCCACACGCTTTTTATCGGCTGCTCCGACTCGCGCGTGGTGCCAAGCCTAATTACTTCGACGCTTCCAGGAGAGCTTTTCGTCGTGCGAAATATCGCAAACGTCGTTCCTCCATACCGCATTAGCGAGGAATTTTTAGCGACTACCTCAGCGATTGAATACGCGCTGTATTCGCTAAATATCAAAAATATCATCGTTTGTGGGCACAGCAATTGCGGTGGCTGCGCGGCGCTATTTTATGACGCAAAAAAACTCGAAAAAATTCCAAACGTAAGGCGCTGGCTAAATTTAATGCAGCCTGTAAAAGACGAGGTCGAAAAGCTAAAAGACCTCGGCGCCGACAAGCGCGAGTGGATCACCGAGCGGCTAAATATTATAAATTCCATGCAAAATTTACTTAGCTTTCCTGGCATCAAAGATGCCTACAAAAACGGCGAGATTAAAATTTACGGCTGGCACTACGTCATCGAAACGGGCGAGCTATTCAACTACGACGACGAAGGCGCGCATTTTACGCTATTAAATAAGGGAATGGATTATGAAAAAATCTATAATCAGCTTTTTAACGATTAGTCTTTTTAGCGCCGCTTTAGCGTTTGCAGACCTCAACACGACCGGCGAGGGAAGCTTTGTAGAGACGAATTCTACCGCTCCAGAGGCAAATCTTACTTTAGAAAATAACAAAACCGAGATCAAAAAGGAAGTCGCTAAAATTCTATCCAAATCCCTTGGTGCAGAGGATGGCAATAAAACCGAAGTAATAAATATGATCGCAGAAAAGGTCGCCAAAACGGAGACTTCACAGAAAAAAGCTCCTAACGGCGAGACGCTTATCTCTGTAATCAAAGAGATTAAAAAGCTAAATTTGCAGCGTAGCTCCCTGCTTAACGGCGGCGATGCCAACGCGAGCAAAAACGAGCTGGACGCCATCGATCGCAATAAAGCTAAGCTCTTTGATCGCCTGCCTTTTGCGATTACGCAGCAGGATATGGATATCGAAAGCATAATGTCGTATGCGCAAAATAAAAAGAACATCCAAACTACGCTAAAAAAATACGCCAAAAAGCAGAGCTCTCCCGAATACGTAAATGCAAGCGCGGATTTAGAAAAGATGGAGATGGCAGAGATCTTTTATACCTCGCTTATGAAAATTGAGGATATGTTTGTAAACGGCGCAAGCAGAAGCGCGCTTGAAAGCGAGCTGAGTAGTACGCTACTAAATATCCAAACTAGGGATTTTAGCAAACTTAACGATTTGAAAAATAATCTAAGCAGTCAAGAGCAAATAGACGCCTTAGAGTCTAAAATCAACGATTTGAAAAACGACAAGCAGACCTACGACGAGGTGCTTACGTATCTGTCGCGAAATAGCGATCTGCTTGCAAGCAGCGTGGTTTTTACGAGCTTAAATTTTAAATCGGTGATCGATTATATCAACGATAAAATTCCGTTTAAGCTCAGCCACGTAAATTTCGGCAAGCTCATTCTAATCACGCTGATTACGCTATTTTTCTACTCGCTTCGCAGACTGCTTGCCAACATCATCTATTTCGTATTTAAATTCTTTAATAAAAGCTTTTCGCTGGATAGCGAAACTCTAAAAACGCAAGTAGTAGGCATCATCAAGCGTCCGATGGGTATTTTGCTGATCGCTTATTCGGTCGATATCTGTCTTAGTATTTTTTATTATCCGGCGCCGGTGCCGATAAAATTTGCAAATTTATTCTCGATCGTTTACGTGGTACTTTGGGCATGGCTCATTATCGAAATCATCGACGGTTACGGTATTGTCGTGCTTGGAAACATCACGAAAAAAGGCGTCAGAAAAGATATCATAAATCTAGTCGTTAAAATTCTATACGTCATCGTAATCATCATCGCCGCGCTTTTAGTGCTAAAGCGTCTAGGCTTTGACATCTCGGCGCTTATGGCATCGCTTGGAATCGGCGGACTTGCGATCGCATTTGCGACTAAGGACATCATCGCAAATTTCTTCTCATCCGTGATGCTATTATTTGATAATTCATTCTCGCAAGGAGACTGGGTCGTATTAGGCGACATAGAAGGAAACGTCGTAGAAACGGGCTTTAGAAAGACGACGATCAGAACCTTTGATAACGCTCTTGTTTTTGTGCCGAATTCCAACATAATGGCGCAAAATATCAAAAACTGGAGCCGTAGGAAGGTAGGGCGGAATTTAAAGCTTACCGTAGGCGTCGAATACGGCGCGAGCACGGATCAACTGCGAAAGTGCGTAAACGACATCAAAGAAATGCTAAAATCTCACCCGGGCATCGCTCAATCTGCAGATACGGCATTAAATTCCAAAGATTTTCGTATGCGCTATAGACAAAATATGGTCTCTATCGACGATTTAGCGGGCTATAAAAGCACTATGTTCGTGGCGCTAGATAGCTTTGGCGATTCGTCCATTAATATTTTAGTTTACTGCTTCACAAAAACCGTAATATGGGCAAATTTCATCCAAACGAAAGAGGATGTTTTATTTAAAATAATGGAGATCGTGGAGCAAAACGGACTATCGTTTGCCTTCCCATCGCAGAGCGTTTATATCGAAAATATCCCGGAAATAGCAAGCGAATGCGTAAAATCAAAAGTAAATTCCAACGACAAAGGAGAGCAAAATGGCTGATTTCGATGACTTCGAAGACGAAGAGTTCGATGAGGACGAATACGAGGACGATGATCTAATCGGAGGCGATGAGAGTTACAACTACAACTACGACGAGGACGATTACAGCTACGAAGACGACGACGGTTTCAACGATTATAGCGATTTGGATAGCGAGGATTATTAGTGTTTAGATCCAGAGCGCTGCCTTTTGATCCGCGCGCTAATAAAATCGCGAGCTTGCAGAGTTTAAAATTTCATCACGGCGGGCTTTGCGAGGACTACGTCTCTGCCTTAAATCGAGATATAGCGGACACGCCGATACAAAACGCGGATCTTTTTACGATAATTACGCAGTCGTTCAAGGCCGCGCGCGACGAGGAGTGCGAGTTTTTGCAAATTTCAAAGCTTTATAAAATTTGCCTAGGTTTTAGCCGTATTTTTAACAACGCCTCTGAAATTTACAACCACGATTTTTACTTCGACTGTATCGCGCAACCAAGCGAGCCTAGTGGCGAGCTCGCGGACGCTTTGGCGCAGGCTTTCGGCGGGATGGAAAATTTTAAAAGCGAGTTTTTAAAGCGCGCACTGGGGCTTTTCGGCAGCGGCTGGTGCTGGCTCGCGTGCGACGAACGCGGCGCGAATTTAGAAATCATCACGACGCAAAATGCAGACGCGCCGATCGCACGCGGCAAAATTCCGCTTTTAGCCTGCGATCTTTGGGAGCACGCCTACTACATAGATTATCAAAATGCGCGCAAATCCTACGTGGAGAATTTCTTGCGTTTTGCGGATTTCGGCTTCGCAAGCGACGCCTATTCGTGGGCGAAAAAGCAAGGGCTTGGCTCCGTGAAGCTCTACATCAGCGAGCTTCACCCCGCCGCATCTTCGCGCTGCGATTGCGGCTGCTGCGGGTAGATTTAGGCTTTTGCCGAGTAAACTTTAGCGCTGCGGATTTTCGGTTCTCTATGCTCGCCGCGCTCTAAATTTCAAACGGCTACGTCTTTCAATGCCCGTATTTTGCCGCACGGATACTGCGCCATACAGCCTGCGGTGCTCTGCGAGCGCTCCTGGCCTGCCGCGCTCTAAATTTACGTAAATTCAATTTTGAACCCATTTGGCGTCCGCGGATTAAAATTTAAGATTTTTAATTTGAAGTTTGTTTGACTATAGTTCACCGCTCGTTACGCGCCAAATTCCGAATGCTTCTCCTTTTCAGCGCTTATATCTTGTGCGCAAATACCGCGTTACACAGACCTTATGTGAAATTTCGCTTTATCTAGCTCTGCTTTCTTAAAATTTCCACTGCCCGCGTATTGAAATTTAACGCTACGAGCGAGCATCTTGCAAAATTTTAAAGTTGCAAATAAGCCCATGAAATTTTCATACCGAAATAAGCAGCGCATTCTTTGCTTCCGTAATTATATAGGGAGACGCTCTCTGCCTCCCTGCCTTGTTCACCCATGCCCTATTCGTAAAATTTTGTTTAGTAAAGCGGGTGGTAAATTTTAAAATATCAGCTAGATTAAATTTGCTGCATTAAAGGCAGGGCGTGGCGGGTTTGAAATTTACGCTCGAATAGCGCGGCTTGCGAACCGCGGGCTAAATTTAAAGAAATTTGATAGTCGAATTTACCCTTTCGGCGGTTGAAATTTTTAGCGCGGTTTCGGCTTGAAATTTCGCTTTAAATTTTAAAAATTTGTACCGCGCCAAAGTTAGCTCGTCATGCCGAAAAAAGGAGCTGCATCGAAAGCCAAGTTATGCCACGCCGGACGCACCCGCACACTACGTGTGCCAAAATATGGCACGGAATTTTAACCGCATCAGCTCAAATTACGCGGCGAGCTGCGCTGTGCGAGACCTCGTTAATTAAAGCGCCGAGCCGTATTCGCACGCTGCATAAAGCTGCTCGGCGTAGAATTTTACTCGTTTAAACGCAGCACATCGCTTCACAAACATAAAATTAGTCCGTTAAGGCGGCACTAGTCGCGCGGCATGCACGCCAAACCAAAAGTGCAAACCACGTTCACTTAAATCCAAAGTCATACTCAATAAAATTCAAAGCCGCACTCGCTCGAAGCGCAAAGTCCCGTCTCTTTAAAGCGCCGAGCCGCGTCCTAATCAAAATTTGTCCGAGACGTGAAGCCGTGCTTCAAAAACGCAAAATCTCGCTCGCTTAAAGCACGAAGCCGTGAGCACTGAAAATGCAAACCCGCGTCGTTAAAACGCAAAACCGCGCCTACCCAAAATTTTAAGCCTTTTTAAAATTCCAAGCCCGTTTAAAATTTTAAAATTTAGCCCGCTTTACTCCCTTGCTAGTCCGTTTTTATTGGATTTATCGCTGATTAGATTGCCCGCTTCGTCGTATTTTTTGGCGCGCACGAGCCTGCCGCGCTCAAACTCGCCCTCGGCTTCGAGCTTGCCGTCTGCGTAGTAGTGCTTCGCCGTGCCCGTCTCCAGGCCATCCTTGAACGTCACTCTAGCCTTGAGCGCGCCGTTTTCATGATATGTTTCATAAAGCCCGTGCTTGCGCCCATCTCTGAACATTACCTTCGCCGCAAGCGCACCGCTTGCGTAGTATTGCTTACTCGTGCCCGTTTGCCTGCCGCGCTCAAACTCGTATTCGCCCTGTAGCGCGCCGCCCCTGTAGTATTCGCGTACGGCGCCGTCGCGCTCGCCGTCTTTGAAATTTTCGACTACGCGCGTCTTGCCATCCTCGTAAAATAACTTCCAAACGCCCTGTTTGCGGTCATCCTTGTATGCGCCAGTCTGCTTTAGTGCGCCGCTTTCGTAATACCATTTTTCCGTGCCTTGGCGCTTGCCCGCTTTGTATGTTCGCACGCCGCGCACTTTGCCACTTTGGTAATAATCCACGTCCTTGCCGTTTCGCAGCCCGCCCTTATACGGATGGCGCGCGCTTACTTCGCCGCTTTCGTAGTAGTCGGTGAAAACGCCCTCGCGCCTATCATTTTTATACGTGCCCTGCTGCTTTAGTTTGCCGCTTCCCTGATAATACAGCTTGTAAAAGCCCTCGCACTTACCGGCTTTGTATTCGCTCTGCGACTTCAGCTCGCCGCTATCTGCGTAATAGCTCTTCGCGACGCCGTCGTACAGGCCGTTTTTTAGCGGATATTCGTTTGAGGGCTTATCTCTGCCGTCAAAGTAATCGCGCTCGCGCATTGCAGTGCCGTTCTTTACGTCGATCTCTCTGATAAGCGTGGGCGGCAGCGGCTTTGCTCTGGGGTAGACGACGCCCATAAAATTTACGTCGTAGAGATCCTCGGCGCTGTAGTGCAGCACCTTGAGCGTCCCGCTGTAGGGCTTGTCCGCTACGAAAT belongs to uncultured Campylobacter sp. and includes:
- a CDS encoding ribonuclease HII — translated: MSGQICGIDEAGRGCLAGPLCVAGCVLQREIAGLADSKKLSEKRREELYAVITKNSRYKIVEISSAQVDEIGLSACLRSALEQILAYFGDFSGQIIYDGNATFGVRGLQTLVKADAQIAEVSAASILAKVTRDRTMYELAQRYPQYGFAQNKGYGSRTHIAAIERYGLTPFHRTSYKIKSLQPSLFD
- a CDS encoding RDD family protein, which produces MAKQKAKISPIFLRIKAFIVDLFIIAMPLFYGVTYLVLGSKEALWRNQAAIALIWLAYGAICAAFYARSAQTPGYKLAGLYLIDVRSGRKVSFFRALARFACFVFAGFSVIGLLICFFRKDRLNLHDLLSGAAPVVRKDAQ
- the pyrE gene encoding orotate phosphoribosyltransferase, encoding MNIEKIYRDCGAYLRGHFLLSSGNHSEFYLQSAKVLEDPRLAGRLADELAAIIEKAGVEFDSVCSPALGGILAGYELARVAKKRFIFTERVDRVMSLRRGFEVHKGERFIVCEDIITTGGSALESAKLIENLGGEVVGFAALANRGFCKVANLAGSVAKAGAKLPADKPFFALGNFEFEIYEPATCPLCATGSKAIKPGSRGN
- the frr gene encoding ribosome recycling factor; the protein is MLEAIYKEQRANGDRAIEALKKDFTTLRTGKVSVAILDHIFVDYYGSQTPLNQVATVLSTDAVTISITPWEKPMLKTIESAIAAANIGVNPTNDGESVKLFFPPMTVEQRQENAKKAKAMGEKAKIGIRNVRKDANDEIKKLEKDKAISEDDAKKGYDEVQKITDSYSAKIDDAVKAKEAELLKV
- the secG gene encoding preprotein translocase subunit SecG; amino-acid sequence: MTTLFLVLQVIFAVIITISVLLQKSSSIGLGAYSGSNESLFGAKGPAGFLAKFTAAMGILFVINTLVLAYFYQQDAKSSVVDRVKIEANATKSVPNAVPGVPYIPASSAKPNFAPASTEANPVNSSEVNSTAPKIEAPAAPATDTAAASAPARSQASSDTNASAASADQNTTK
- a CDS encoding Bax inhibitor-1/YccA family protein, with the protein product MSLYDRRNYADGYEVSDASLEQGRISQTIKQTYALLTASMIAAAAGAFVAMSFGVSLALHPILYLVVLMGLIFGMQAAVNRGANTIALVLLFAFTFITGLTLGKLIAIYIAAGAGDVVTHAFVATAITFGALTVYAMNTKTNFDSWGKPLLVSLVAIIVLSLLNYFFFKSTVLDIAISAFSALIFSMYIIYDTKNIINGTYTSPIMAAVDMYLNIYNLFLSLLRIFGASRD
- a CDS encoding carbonic anhydrase: MPSQLINGAIKFMEENFAEHAELFGSLANHQKPHTLFIGCSDSRVVPSLITSTLPGELFVVRNIANVVPPYRISEEFLATTSAIEYALYSLNIKNIIVCGHSNCGGCAALFYDAKKLEKIPNVRRWLNLMQPVKDEVEKLKDLGADKREWITERLNIINSMQNLLSFPGIKDAYKNGEIKIYGWHYVIETGELFNYDDEGAHFTLLNKGMDYEKIYNQLFND
- a CDS encoding mechanosensitive ion channel family protein, coding for MKKSIISFLTISLFSAALAFADLNTTGEGSFVETNSTAPEANLTLENNKTEIKKEVAKILSKSLGAEDGNKTEVINMIAEKVAKTETSQKKAPNGETLISVIKEIKKLNLQRSSLLNGGDANASKNELDAIDRNKAKLFDRLPFAITQQDMDIESIMSYAQNKKNIQTTLKKYAKKQSSPEYVNASADLEKMEMAEIFYTSLMKIEDMFVNGASRSALESELSSTLLNIQTRDFSKLNDLKNNLSSQEQIDALESKINDLKNDKQTYDEVLTYLSRNSDLLASSVVFTSLNFKSVIDYINDKIPFKLSHVNFGKLILITLITLFFYSLRRLLANIIYFVFKFFNKSFSLDSETLKTQVVGIIKRPMGILLIAYSVDICLSIFYYPAPVPIKFANLFSIVYVVLWAWLIIEIIDGYGIVVLGNITKKGVRKDIINLVVKILYVIVIIIAALLVLKRLGFDISALMASLGIGGLAIAFATKDIIANFFSSVMLLFDNSFSQGDWVVLGDIEGNVVETGFRKTTIRTFDNALVFVPNSNIMAQNIKNWSRRKVGRNLKLTVGVEYGASTDQLRKCVNDIKEMLKSHPGIAQSADTALNSKDFRMRYRQNMVSIDDLAGYKSTMFVALDSFGDSSINILVYCFTKTVIWANFIQTKEDVLFKIMEIVEQNGLSFAFPSQSVYIENIPEIASECVKSKVNSNDKGEQNG
- a CDS encoding superoxide dismutase, which codes for MFRSRALPFDPRANKIASLQSLKFHHGGLCEDYVSALNRDIADTPIQNADLFTIITQSFKAARDEECEFLQISKLYKICLGFSRIFNNASEIYNHDFYFDCIAQPSEPSGELADALAQAFGGMENFKSEFLKRALGLFGSGWCWLACDERGANLEIITTQNADAPIARGKIPLLACDLWEHAYYIDYQNARKSYVENFLRFADFGFASDAYSWAKKQGLGSVKLYISELHPAASSRCDCGCCG
- a CDS encoding toxin-antitoxin system YwqK family antitoxin, which gives rise to MKTRKAAQNSLNLGLNLMRSFSFPSALKFLLLLLLPFLALGAQALEPKIIMQPEPVLKNGLYFVADKPYSGTLKVLHYSAEDLYDVNFMGVVYPRAKPLPPTLIREIDVKNGTAMRERDYFDGRDKPSNEYPLKNGLYDGVAKSYYADSGELKSQSEYKAGKCEGFYKLYYQGSGKLKQQGTYKNDRREGVFTDYYESGEVSARHPYKGGLRNGKDVDYYQSGKVRGVRTYKAGKRQGTEKWYYESGALKQTGAYKDDRKQGVWKLFYEDGKTRVVENFKDGERDGAVREYYRGGALQGEYEFERGRQTGTSKQYYASGALAAKVMFRDGRKHGLYETYHENGALKARVTFKDGLETGTAKHYYADGKLEAEGEFERGRLVRAKKYDEAGNLISDKSNKNGLARE